The following nucleotide sequence is from Aspergillus luchuensis IFO 4308 DNA, chromosome 1, nearly complete sequence.
CCATGATGCTATGATAGGGTTAATTTGGGGCGAATGGGCTGGTAGACATGTCGAAACGCACGCTCAAACCCTAGGTTTTCCGCATTGATGGCCGCGCTCTCAGCCTGTGGGGCTGAATCTGCAATCCAGATAGAGCGAATGCGAAGTCCCTGGCGGCTTAACCTTTCATATATTTCCTCCCACAGCGGCTCCTTCAGTTCCTGTGCCATTGCATTAATTTAGATTTGCATTTTCTGGCGTCACATTTCTAACTGCACTGTACTATGCAAATATACGTCCCGACTCACCTTAGGGGATCCAACAGAAGTAGCCCCAATGATGGTCACGTCACCAGGTTGGGGATCTGGATTCGACTTTGGTGTGTATTGCTTGACCGCAATCTTTAGTGCATCGTTGCTATCTCGAGTCGCTCGGGCATACTCTCGGATATGCTGGCAATCAACAACATGTTCTGTGATGTTGAACGGGGAAGGCTCCATCTTTAGCTCGAAGAATTTAGTAGAAGTCTTGCTGAATCGCCACTGTCCGGAAAGTGCCATTTATATACCCCTCACATCTGATATGTCCGACTAGTTCAAGCCCACCTACCATCAGATCGGCTAGTTCACCGCAGGTTGATCGGCCACGCGAGCTGGAGCGAACGATTAATGCCCAGAGGGTCGTCGCCTCGCGCAATACGGAGTAATTGATCGAGTCCTGACCCGCTCTCGTCTCCACTTTGTTGTCATGATCTTCCCTCAGCTGGCACTACGACGCCATTAATCTCCGTAGGCCGCATGCGGTTATCTCGGCCCTTATCGATGTTGTCCCCAGTATGAGGAGTCGGCGTAGACCGAGGATATGGAAGCAACTGACTCAACACGTCTGCGCTTTGAAGCAGGCGAGCTATGCGTTGTGCGACAACTACTGCAGAGCAGATCTCTTCAACAGGATCCCAGCCAGATTCCAGCCAGAATCCCAGCCAGAATCTCAGCCAGCCACATAAACAGCCCACCTCAATGACTCGTTTGTGTTGTGATTCAGGCTGCGAAAGTTTAGCTAACGGCAGCTACGTGACGAAGGCCCCACTGTTCACTGATTTCTTGGATCAGCGGCTGAATACGTGTTGGCAGTCGCTAGTGGAAGGGCCGCGATAGGTGCCGAAGCACCACTAGAGCGGATGTGGCTGCTCCAGATAACAAGGGAAGCAATGATATCCGAGCCACCCTACGAGTACAGTGCCAGAAAATATTCGTGTTGGCCGAGATTCCTGTAGCGGTGCCTGACGCTCCTGTTCTTGTTCACAGCCGCATTACCCGAGGATTGGACAATTTACAGTGGCCTGGGGTAGGGATTTCACGTATGCCGGGCATCAATAGACACTTTTTGGTCTTGTTTCCTAGGAATGTGGGGGTCATAAGGAAATGGCAGGGAAGATGAGAGGCACTTGGGGTTAGACAAGAATGCCTCTCTAACGGACAAGGAATTCGAGAAATAGTCTTAGAATTTCTATTGAAAATTCTGGTGATGGAAAGTCTGGTGTGAAGCAGATACTGCGCTGGGCTCAGCTTCCACGAGAACTGATTGTTGAAGGGGACCCAGTTCTTCATCAGCCGGATAAGGTATCATAGTGAGTCCGCCCGAACTAGAGATCGCATTAGTGATTTGGGGAGTGGGAAGAACACTCCTATTGGACAAAAGGATGAACTAATATCGTGCATCGCAGGCAAAGTCCGATCGTCAATGCCGGCTGGTACCAGGGTAATGCTGCAGGTTCATCACACCCTCGTACAAGAAGTCTTCCGTCTGCAACCACTGCCGGCTAGCCAATGGTGCCGTGTCACACAAGATTTATTCAGGGCTGACGGTGAAAGGTCAGTAAATCTCAGCCATGGAAGATTGTCCACAGAGTCAAGTGATGGACAATGTGTAGGCTAGGATGAGCCTATTCTCATTATCGACCCATGTTGCAGAGCGAATACCAGAGAaataaggaaagaaaagataataccTTACTAACCGAGAATTACCGATCAACAGATCAACTGATTGGCTCGGGTAACACTTcccaaaaagcaagcatACAAAAAGACATAAGCAGAGGTAAGTAGTGTTGCAGAAGCACGATTTCATTACTTGGAAAGTGCAAAAGTGACTTCTGCTGTTTGTCAAATACCCATGTAGCCCACATGTGACCTGCTGCTTTCGATCTTTCTCCCGATAGCTGCTCAGCATCATGCTGTTCGGTGATCTCTGCTCGATCATTATAGTAAGTACTGGTAGTACTCCAGTACTAGTATGTGACAAATGGCCCATTGGATCTCTTGAAATAAAAAACAAGAGTCATTTCAGGCTAATAATTAGCAAACATCGAGAATTCTTCCAAGGACTCTTTGGTTGCCTTTTATGCGCAATATCAACTGGGTTGGTTAGTAGTTCTTTACCTTTAGCCAAAGGAACCAAACCCGTCCCCGTTATCGATAAACCGAAAACCTCAGCACACCTAACATTGAACCtcccatcatcgtcaccaCCAGCTtttctccatccacaccacACACCGCAAACAACCATACGCCCACAACTTGCAGGAATTAAATCTACAATATCACATCTATCACCCTTCCACAAGTCCAACTACCCACCTACTCAACACTTACTCCCACAATgtcaaccccaaccccagacgacccaacaccaccaccaccaccaacaaccacaaccacaacttccaccacatcgcaacaacaacaacaacaaccccgcCTCCCCGTCCAAACCCACCACTGCCGCTTCTgcaaccacctcctcctcgcaaCGACCCGCTCAATCCCATCCCTACCGCGACGCAAAGACCCCGCAAAAGACGGGGCGATAatcctccctcttccgcgCGATCACAGCACCACCGACGACGGCGAAGAAACCAATTCCACTTCACAACCTTCCAAGAAACAAAAACACTACACGATTCTTCTCTCCACCACTATCCCCGATCGAAAACATACCCTCGTGCGCAGGGAAGATGGGTTCGAGAAGAGGTTGCTCCTACGGTGTGGACGGTGTAGAGTGGTGATGGGGTATTTCTTGGATGAGGTGCATTTTGGGGGGGTGagttctgctgctgctgaagaggatggggagggggagggggagaaggcgagAGAGGTGGTGTATCTGCTGCCTGGGGCTTTGGTGGAGACGGGGGTTATGATGCgggatgaggagttggagaaggtggtcaAGGGGTTGGATAGGGAGTGGGTGGGGTGGTTGGAGGGATAAAtcaatataatttatctatgTTTTTGATGCTGTGCGCGTAGCATAGTCTATGGTTGTGGCGATGTGTGTTGGGAGGGAAGTGATATAAGTCGGAGTTGTTTCTGCTAGCTATATTTGTACCTGTACTTTACTTCATATACCATGTATCATTTTACCATATTTATTCATGTTTATCCGATGCTGAATCGCGCAATATCCCATATACAATGCACTATAACTAAACTATGCTCAAGCCTTCAACTCCGGCACGGCTGGTAGGAGGTTCGCGTCGTAACAGAAATCATCAGGAACGTCAGGAGGGTATCGGTGTCGTGTGTCGTTTAGTTGGCCAGGATGGTGCGGACGAGTTCTGCTGTTGTTAACTTCACGCAAATCAGAGGCATTGTGAACACAGAGTTGGTAGCTTACCGGTGTAGTTGATCTCGCCGGAGCTGGTGTCGACGGCCTTGAGCAGCTCGtcgacctcctcatccgacatCTTCTCTCCGAGATTCGTCAAGACTGtagtcatcatcagcatcactcTAGTCATCCTATCCAGCTTCACATACTGTAACGGAGCTGTCCCACACCGATAAATCCAGTCAGGTCCTTGTCAAACACCTGGAATCCGCGGCAGTATTCTTCGGGCTCGCCGGGATCACGGAAGCCTCCAGGGCGGTTGAGGACCTTCAAGAACGACTCGAAGTCAACTGCGCAAAGTATGTTAGATCCGTATCAGCCATCTCAAATCAGGCCATACGTACAGTCTCCACCGACGGACTTCTCCAGATCTGCGATCTCCGCCAAAGTGGGATTCTGACCGCATGCGCGCAGGAGGTCGCCCAGCGACTCGAGCGCGACCTTGCCGGTACCGCGCTTAtcgaagagagagaaggcttCTTTGTAGTTGGTCGAGGCCTGGTCATGGTGCATATCTGGTGAGCGGGACATCTTGAAAACGAAATCACAGGGGCAGAGATTCGAGATGAAGAGTAGGGATCAGAGATGGAAatgaggatggaaagaagacagGGAGTTGAAGAGTGCCGATGACGAACAAGCAGCCACGACTACTAGTGAACCATGGAAACGAGCAAAGGGATTGGATGGGCCGACGAGGGGCCGGAATTCAATGGATCCAACCACACGAGCGATCCCCGAGGTTCACCACGACAGTCAACAAACAAGGGATACAGAGCTCTGCTCGTTCCTGATGCCATCCGGACAATTCTTCTCCCGCCAGCGAGGGATGATGCTTTTAATTGACATTGCGAAATTGCGAGACGGCCACGTACCATGACTGTTTATTATGTTGATTGCGGTAATTGCGTGAGGAGTATGCGGCAGCGGGCTGCGAGGGATAGCGACAGGGGGATGTAGACGACGATCTAAACAAACGGAACGGCAATGGCAGGAGTACCACGTATGGTTTggaatgaaggaggagggcagAATGAGGGAACAGGGAAAGGAGAAGGGCGGgcgggatggaggagagtcCGGCGGCACTGTTTGcccggttgttgttgtggtaaCCGGACACCTCAGGCATGACAACCCCCCTATCGATCTGCGCTTTGTCTGATACGATGACAACATCAGCCTACACTAATTTCGACTAGCATTGATCATGGGCCCTGACTGGCGTCTGTGAAGATACACACAGTAGATACTAATATTGCAATAATACAAACATGCAACGCTATCCAGCCCAATGGTATCCAAGTCATAACACATGCGCAAAGTATTCAGACAGCCAACAACATAAGCCACGCAGAAGAATACAGCAAACAAGGCAGCAGGTGCTTATCGAAACACAAGTACAACCATGTACAGAATAACAAAAACCCCCCTCAAACGCTATATACACAGAAAAGATGTAGAAGAATTAACAAAGgaattataattttgaaGGAATCATGTGAAATCAAAAAGCTGCTCCGTTCAGCTTGCCGATACAACTGGTGAGCAGGTTGGCAGCTTCGGCCAATAACTCCCAGCGCGTGTTGGTGAACCCGTCACGGAGGACCAACAACAAGCCCAGACAGCGGTTGCGTCCTTGCATGCCTTCCAAGTCGCTGGGCTCGCGAACACTGCCCATCCGGCGCAGGAATTCCTGCATGTCTTGCCGCTGCGCAGCAGGAGTGCTCAACTTGACAGGAGATTTAAAGGGCCCTTCAAGTGCAAACCCATAGCACCAGACCACGAGAGCCGCAACATACAGCACCCACGGCCGGTTCAAGAGGTAGTCGTCCCGACCTGAATACAGTTCCCCATCCTCATTCAGTGCTCGTCTCTCATCCAGAAGACACTCCGATAAGAACTTTAGAGCATAGAACGTGGCGTCGCGGGCTGTTGCCTTGGTGGCCCAGACAACCATCTTTTCGCGCGCCGCCTTGTAGTCTCTGGGGGTGATAGACCGTCCCATGAGCCGATTAGCCCCAGCAAAGATCTGGCAGTCGACGATATCAACGTGAGAAGCCATGTGCGCCAGTCCATGGAGCACGTCGCGCGACTCGAAGACGTTGTCGTCGTCCAAAGGGTGTCGGGTACGGTAACCACTATGAAAAGGCCCTGATGGTGACTGACCCAACGCTTCATCAAAGTCTCGTCGCCAATTGTCAAAGGCTCGCAACAGTGCTGACCGCCATTTGTCCCGGCCTCCCAATGCCGGTGGCCCACCCAGCGAGCTCACCTGGAGATCTCGTTGGTTCATGTGCCAGCTGACACTAAGCAAACCCGCCATGAGGATAGTTCGTCCAAAAGCATTCGTCCGGACCCGCTGTCCGTTGAGCGTCTTCTTAAGGCCGTCCAAGAACATGACAGGCTTGACTCCATTAGCGTGCAGGCTCGATTGCACGCGAGCTACCTCAGAGGCGCTAGTCGCAGACCACAGCGCCTCATCGCAGGGCAATGGTAACCGAAGCTCGTGAGCCACCATCTTAGCCGAGTGCCCGAACATAGTGGCGTGGGTGGAGTCCAGAACAAAAGCCGCAAAAGCCACTCGTCTCGTGGCCTCCGCCTTGATCCAGTGAGTCCATGACTCTTCAGCCACAAAGTCTGGCGCCATTGTCGATCCAGAAGCTGACCGGGCCTGCCGGTCGTCTCGAAAGCTTGCAGGAGAGTCTAATGCAGAGCGACCAATCAATGAGCTACCTCGCCGCATCAGTGTGAGTGTGGTGTCGTGGTGGATGTGCGCCCGCTCATGGAGCGCACGCGTGGAGTACATCTTTTCGTAGacctccagcagcaggagtGCTTGGAAGATCCACAGCTTAGCTGGCGGGCGAAAGTCTGCATCCATGAAAAGCTCCGTTCGCAGATGCCAGGCGATAAAGTTCGCCAGCTCCGCTGCTGCCTCGGTTACTTCCGACCCGTGGATGCCATCCAGCGTGGATGCGCCAATGGCCATCACTgcgagcagaagaagattagGCGCCTTGTCTGCCTCGAAGGTTGGACGATGTAGA
It contains:
- a CDS encoding uncharacterized protein (COG:S;~EggNog:ENOG410PSVD), giving the protein MSTPTPDDPTPPPPPTTTTTTSTTSQQQQQQPRLPVQTHHCRFCNHLLLATTRSIPSLPRRKDPAKDGAIILPLPRDHSTTDDGEETNSTSQPSKKQKHYTILLSTTIPDRKHTLVRREDGFEKRLLLRCGRCRVVMGYFLDEVHFGGVSSAAAEEDGEGEGEKAREVVYLLPGALVETGVMMRDEELEKVVKGLDREWVGWLEG
- the CDC4_1 gene encoding putative cytokinesis EF-hand protein Cdc4 (BUSCO:EOG09265591;~COG:T;~EggNog:ENOG410PMCV;~InterPro:IPR002048,IPR011992;~PFAM:PF13833,PF13499;~go_function: GO:0005509 - calcium ion binding [Evidence IEA]) gives rise to the protein MSRSPDMHHDQASTNYKEAFSLFDKRGTGKVALESLGDLLRACGQNPTLAEIADLEKSVGGDFDFESFLKVLNRPGGFRDPGEPEEYCRGFQVFDKDLTGFIGVGQLRYILTNLGEKMSDEEVDELLKAVDTSSGEINYTELVRTILAN
- a CDS encoding putative C2H2 finger domain protein (COG:K;~EggNog:ENOG410PFUT;~InterPro:IPR036236,IPR013087,IPR007219;~PFAM:PF00096,PF04082;~TransMembrane:1 (o926-942i);~go_function: GO:0003677 - DNA binding [Evidence IEA];~go_function: GO:0008270 - zinc ion binding [Evidence IEA];~go_process: GO:0006351 - transcription, DNA-templated [Evidence IEA]) codes for the protein MTMALAAMTPLGSGPKRDHTSSTEIGMMTEADALHAALNGPPRKRKRTRKVQTDRKFECTFEGCGKSYSRAEHLYRHQLNHTPKQIYRCDFPDCYRSFVRQDLCIRHRERHTTQGSQLQKRDHFAQTAATGNNLKKPQVSQVMSQVNANHAPTLIPLPSNYSPVQAPSEGPTMTVPAMSASNQHVHMPSPSGSVGMGQGFNYQTLVSHHAVDLSDPTFSRSNSSSNHTLSSPPGPSSTTTFSPPEIQAVPHTTLGSHSAGKASPSSGDLSHEVRSHHSVAETTAITHDIDGPSLAHPTTYSGLQLPPGGYTDISMAPATSASTALDNGTLESMSEMMTSGPSVGDAGFDALASCVYPVFGGEAHNRSPFAMADDFTAWLFNDPVTGSPSMGYPAPTNVVPNYLDAVQLQNQFFMSDPAYGSFLSGVIPHHPMSVTSILDPGSPRAIMSEEKRQELLALMSSRFNEAFYAVSAKRKDALMDGDIDDDDHVLSLRMMQMYIGSYWYHFHSQLPILHRPTFEADKAPNLLLLAVMAIGASTLDGIHGSEVTEAAAELANFIAWHLRTELFMDADFRPPAKLWIFQALLLLEVYEKMYSTRALHERAHIHHDTTLTLMRRGSSLIGRSALDSPASFRDDRQARSASGSTMAPDFVAEESWTHWIKAEATRRVAFAAFVLDSTHATMFGHSAKMVAHELRLPLPCDEALWSATSASEVARVQSSLHANGVKPVMFLDGLKKTLNGQRVRTNAFGRTILMAGLLSVSWHMNQRDLQVSSLGGPPALGGRDKWRSALLRAFDNWRRDFDEALGQSPSGPFHSGYRTRHPLDDDNVFESRDVLHGLAHMASHVDIVDCQIFAGANRLMGRSITPRDYKAAREKMVVWATKATARDATFYALKFLSECLLDERRALNEDGELYSGRDDYLLNRPWVLYVAALVVWCYGFALEGPFKSPVKLSTPAAQRQDMQEFLRRMGSVREPSDLEGMQGRNRCLGLLLVLRDGFTNTRWELLAEAANLLTSCIGKLNGAAF